A DNA window from Helianthus annuus cultivar XRQ/B chromosome 15, HanXRQr2.0-SUNRISE, whole genome shotgun sequence contains the following coding sequences:
- the LOC110910183 gene encoding probable indole-3-pyruvate monooxygenase YUCCA10 isoform X3, producing MTTGDKQTVAIIVGAGPAGLSTAASLHKLSIPYIILEREDCIASLFNKKAYDRLHLHLAKQFTHLPHFPIPATFPTYISRSDFLKYLDQYAAHFNITPEFRNNVKFAKYDEDMKKWKVEAAVEDGGVRCYVGRFLVVATGENCDAFVPEVDGLSEFEGEVIHSTEYKSGKEYEKKKVLVVGAGNSGNSGMEIAFDLANHGAKTSIVVRSPVHILSRWSTNFGLVLLKLMPLHLVDSLLVLVSKVTYGDLTMYGIQRPKEGPILIKIRDAKYPVMDVGTVKKIKSGEIQVLPALKSIKRGGNEIVFENGKCHQFDAIVFATGFKRSTHLWLQGGDSLLNKDGYPKQMYPHHWEGENGLYFVGLARRGMHTLGSDAQNTADHIFNLISK from the exons aTGACTACCGGTGACAAACAAACGGTGGCGATCATCGTCGGCGCCGGCCCAGCAGGCCTTTCGACCGCCGCAAGCCTCCACAAACTCTCAATCCCATACATAATCCTCGAACGAGAAGACTGCATTGCTTCACTATTCAACAAAAAAGCTTATGATCGCCTTCATCTCCATTTAGCCAAACAGTTCACCCACCTTCCTCATTTCCCTATTCCGGCAACCTTTCCGACGTATATATCGCGGTCCGATTTCTTGAAATACTTGGACCAATATGCAGCCCATTTTAACATTACTCCGGAGTTTAGAAACAATGTGAAGTTTGCTAAATATGATGAGGATATGAAGAAATGGAAGGTGGAGGCTGCGGTGGAGGATGGCGGTGTTCGGTGTTACGTGGGGCGGTTTTTGGTGGTGGCTACTGGAGAAAACTGTGATGCGTTTGTGCCGGAGGTTGATGGGTTGAGTGAGTTTGAAGGTGAAGTTATTCATTCGACGGAGTATAAATCCGGTAaggagtatgagaagaagaaggttTTGGTGGTCGGAGCTGGAAATTCCGGAAATTCCGGTATGGAAATTGCATTTGATCTAGCAAACCATGGTGCTAAAACCTCCATTGTTGTTAGAAGTCCG GTCCATATATTATCAAGGTGGTCTACAAATTTTGGATTGGTGCTATTGAAGTTAATGCCATTGCATTTAGTGGATTCATTGTTAGTGCTTGTTAGCAAGGTAACATATGGAGATCTAACCATGTATGGGATCCAAAGGCCCAAAGAAGGCCCAATTTTGATCAAAATAAGAGATGCTAAGTACCCTGTTATGGATGTTGGTACAGTGAAAAAGATCAAGTCTGGTGAAATACAG GTGTTACCGGCGTTAAAAAGCATTAAGCGCGGAGGAAATGAGATTGTTTTTGAGAATGGAAAATGTCATCAATTCGATGCAATTGTCTTTGCTACCGGCTTTAAAAGATCAACCCATTTATGGCTTCAG GGTGGAGATAGCCTTTTAAACAAAGATGGGTATCCAAAGCAAATGTACCCACATCATTGGGAAGGAGAAAATGGGCTTTATTTTGTTGGGCTTGCAAGAAGAGGCATGCATACACTTGGGTCGGATGCCCAAAACACTGCTGATCACATTTTCAACCTAATCTCGAAATAA